In a genomic window of Syngnathus typhle isolate RoL2023-S1 ecotype Sweden linkage group LG4, RoL_Styp_1.0, whole genome shotgun sequence:
- the pdpr gene encoding pyruvate dehydrogenase phosphatase regulatory subunit, mitochondrial, translated as MCSCVRSSRALSPTLLPRLLLPHTGNTLASRGLWTSTNCMQAGSGDASQPLPLPSQARVVICGGGIVGTSVAYHLAKLGWTDVVLLEQGRLGAGTTKLCAGIVSVAKPISIECKMADYSNALYRQLEEETGVKTGYVKTGSLCLAQNQDRLISLKRLASRLKVLGISCNIVKPKEVTKLHPLVNIHDLVGALHLPADAVVSPPDVNHALAVAAAGQGVQILERTTVQQVLVEKGQVMAVETDRGSIECEYFVNCAGQWAYELGQASETKVSVPLHGCEHFYLLTKPLHNELPADTPVVLDMDGRIYARPWQGGLLSGGFEKNPKPIFTEGRNQLEIQSMQEDWDHFEPMLNALLRRMPGLESAEIQQLVNCPESFTPDMRCLMGETPGISGYYVLAGMNSSGLAFAGGAGKFLAEWMTYGYPSANVWPLDISRFGNLQSSRTFLRHRVMEVMPLLYELKVPRWDFQTGRQLRTSPLYDRLDTQGARWMEKHGFERPKYFVPQGKDLLSLDQSKTFYKPDWFDIVGAEVKCCKEAVCVIDMSSFTKFELASSGDEALELLQHLCANDLDVPVGHIVHTGMLNQRGGYENDCSVVRISKNSFFIISPTDQQVHCWSWIKKHMPKDPHLHLEDVSWKYTALNLIGPRAMDVLAELSYVSMTPDHFPSMFCKEMSVGYANGIRVMSMTHTGEPGFMLYIPIEYALHVYNEVMSVGQKYGICNAGYYALRSLRIEKFFAFWGQDLDTFTTPLECGREFRVKFDKDTDFVGRSALLQQRQDGVFRRFVMLVLDDHDTELDLWPWWGEPIYCNGQLAGATTSSAYSYTLQKHVCLGFVSPPPGPDGLPAAITPDFINRGDYEVDVAGQRYPAKAKLYPFSSLFTQQHRRRKEDLELSNLHGE; from the exons ATGTGTAGCTGTGTGCGGAGCTCCAGGGCTCTGTCCCCTACCCTGCTCCCCAGACTGCTGCTACCTCACACAGGCAACACATTGGCCAGTAGGGGCCTGTGGACCTCCACAAACTGCATGCAGGCGGGGAGCGGGGACGCCTCGCAACCACTGCCACTACCCAGCCAGGCCCGTGTAGTCATCTGCGGAGGGGGCATCGTGGGGACTTCGGTGGCATATCACCTGGCCAAGCTGGGCTGGACTGATGTTGTTCTCCTGGAGCAGGGCAG ACTTGGAGCGGGAACCACCAAATTGTGCGCCGGCATTGTCAGTGTGGCCAAGCCCATCTCCATCGAGTGCAAAATGGCCGATTATTCCAATGCTCTGTACCGGCAGCTCGAGGAGGAGACCGGCGTCAAGACGG GTTACGTCAAGACGGGTTCTCTGTGTCTGGCTCAGAATCAGGACCGGCTTATTTCTCTGAAGCGACTCGCGTCGAGACTCAA GGTGCTGGGAATCAGCTGTAACATTGTGAAACCCAAAGAAGTGACCAAGCTCCACCCCTTAGTGAACATTCACGACCTCGTGGGGGCGCTCCACCTGCCCGCCGACGCCGTGGTGTCGCCGCCGGATGTCAATCACGCCCTGGCCGTGGCGGCCGCTGGACAAG GGGTTCAAATCCTGGAAAGAACAACCGTTCAGCAGGTTCTGGTGGAGAAAGGCCAGGTGATGGCGGTGGAGACGGACCGCGGCTCCATCGAGTGTGAATATTTCGTCAACTGTGCTGGACag TGGGCGTACGAACTGGGCCAGGCGAGCGAAACCAAAGTCTCCGTCCCTCTGCACGGCTGCGAGCACTTCTACCTCCTCACCAAACCTCTCCACAATGAGCTCCCAGCTGACACACCAG TGGTGCTCGACATGGACGGAAGGATATACGCTCGGCCGTGGCAGGGAGGCCTCCTGTCGGGCGGGTTCGAGAAGAATCCAAAGCCCATCTTCACAGAGGGACGCAACCAGTTGGAAATTCAGAGTATGCAGGAGGACTGGGACCACTTTG agccGATGCTCAACGCGCTGCTGAGGAGAATGCCCGGTCTGGAGTCGGCTGAGATCCAACAGCTGGTCAACTGCCCCGAGTCCTTCACCCCGGACATGCGTTGTTTGATGGGCGAGACGCCGGGGATCTCGGGCTACTACGTGCTGGCCGGTATGAACTCCTCAGGTCTGGCCTTTGCTGGAGGAGCTGGCAA GTTTCTGGCCGAGTGGATGACCTACGGTTACCCCAGCGCCAACGTGTGGCCGCTGGACATCAGCCGTTTTGGCAACCTGCAGAGCAGTCGCACCTTCCTCCGACACCGCGTTATGGAGGTCATGC CGCTGCTGTACGAACTAAAAGTTCCCCGCTGGGACTTCCAGACGGGCCGGCAGCTTCGGACAAGTCCGCTGTACGACCGACTGGACACGCAAGGAGCTCGCTGGATGGAGAAACACGGCTTTGAGAGACCCAAATACTTTGTTCCACAAGGCAAAG ATCTTCTCTCTTTGGACCAGAGCAAGACTTTCTACAAGCCCGACTGGTTTGACATTGTCGGGGCGGAGGTGAAGTGCTGCAAGGAGGCCGTCTGCGTCATTGACATGTCGTCCTTCACCAAATTTGAACTCGCT TCCTCGGGCGACGAGGCCCTGGAGCTGCTGCAGCACCTGTGTGCCAATGACCTGGACGTCCCAGTGGGTCACATCGTCCACACGGGCATGCTGAACCAACGAGGAGGCTACGAGAACGACTGCAGCGTCGTGCGCATCAGCAAGAACAG CTTCTTCATCATCTCACCGACAGACCAGCAAGTGCACTGTTGGTCGTGGATCAAGAAGCACATGCCCAAGGACCCGCACCTTCACCTTGAGGACGTCAGCTGGAAGTACACAG CTTTGAATCTGATCGGACCTCGCGCCATGGATGTCTTGGCGGAGCTGTCGTACGTTTCCATGACGCCTGACCACTTTCCCTCCATGTTCTGTAAG GAGATGAGCGTAGGCTACGCTAACGGCATCCGAGTGATGAGCATGACCCACACGGGCGAGCCGGGTTTCATGCTCTACATCCCTATCGAG TACGCCCTGCACGTGTACAATGAGGTGATGTCGGTGGGTCAGAAGTACGGCATCTGCAACGCCGGCTACTACGCGCTGCGCAGCCTGCGCATCGAGAAGTTCTTTGCCTTCTGGGGACAAGACCTGGACACCTTCACCACGCCGCTGGAGTGCGGGCGGGAATTCCGCGTCAAGTTCGATAAG gacACAGACTTCGTGGGTCGCTCGGCACTGCTGCAGCAGCGTCAAGACGGCGTGTTCCGCCGCTTCGTCATGTTGGTCCTGGACGACCACGACACGGAGCTGGACCTGTGGCCCTGGTGGGGCGAGCCCATCTACTGCAACGGCCAACTGGCGGGGGCCACCACCAGCAGCGCCTACAGCTACACCCTGCAGAAACACGTGTGCCTCGGGTTCGTGTCGCCGCCCCCCGGACCCGACGGCCTGCCCGCCGCCATCACCCCGGACTTCATCAACCGAGGAGACTACGAGGTGGACGTGGCCGGGCAGAGGTACCCGGCCAAGGCTAAGCTCTACCccttcagctctctctttactcaGCAGCACCGGAGACGCAAAGAGGACCTGGAACTGAGCAACCTTCATGGTGAGTGA